A region of Candidatus Methylacidiphilales bacterium DNA encodes the following proteins:
- the gnpA gene encoding 1,3-beta-galactosyl-N-acetylhexosamine phosphorylase, with protein MADKKNERKGGFTLPAQAGMDEVVLDLARRWGADAIRDSDGTVLSDSITNLGYEIYSTLCLIRADQTWNNAHPEDHQQKYLFSTPQVARDTTIQIDILARYSPQQYRIDEINDCKKYWEVINRTTGQVIPVSNWEYANGIVTVRHCAKWNVYSVNFLVFQIWETTSMYNHLTNNWGDKPHQSGVDPRKKATREHLARFLDKWLETHPGTDYVRFTSMAYQFPIITNPSHETLYQDWYGYLDCMSAQALDEFEAKKGYRLRPNDIVDNGYFCSTDRVPSRAYLDWIEFIHEFMVDWSRQCVQQVHKAGKKAVLFYCDHWIGTEPYKPKFQQIGFDGIIGPCINGREVRRIADVPGELVKELRLYPYFFAVDLLNRPTFQEGGNPVADCKKYWMWIRRAMLRKLVHRIGYGGYLDLAVKFPDFIDYIEYQTKEFYGICEHSDFTPVENAPFKVAILNAWGRDRSWGYDQSWPEGAITESLSGQPFDLVWINFDDIRNGIPADVGVIINLGHAGTSWSGGENWKDPRVVAEIRAFVDQGGGFLGVLDPTAADNGGAFYQLWDVLGVQKEYGLSNDTKKVISTEERKGHFILADSNSAAPDLGKHVQRIYPSVETASIVAKDHEGSITIAANNYGKGRGVYLAGFKLGAEQSRLLQRAIWFASGREDQMTRRWFSTNPHTEIAAYPQTRKYIVINNANDPQTTEITDGEGRKHTVQLAANASQWFDFSGNAIQPTT; from the coding sequence CCTGCGCAGGCCGGCATGGACGAAGTGGTGTTGGACCTGGCCAGGCGATGGGGAGCCGATGCCATCCGCGATTCGGATGGAACCGTCCTTTCGGACTCGATCACCAACCTCGGGTATGAAATCTATTCAACTCTGTGCCTGATCCGGGCCGACCAGACTTGGAACAACGCACACCCAGAGGACCACCAACAGAAATATCTTTTTTCCACGCCGCAGGTGGCTCGCGACACCACCATCCAGATCGACATCCTCGCCCGGTATTCCCCGCAACAATACCGGATCGATGAAATCAATGACTGCAAAAAGTATTGGGAGGTGATCAACCGGACCACCGGCCAAGTCATTCCGGTCTCCAATTGGGAATATGCCAATGGCATCGTCACCGTTCGCCACTGCGCCAAGTGGAATGTTTACAGCGTCAACTTCCTCGTCTTCCAGATCTGGGAAACGACCTCGATGTACAACCACCTCACCAACAACTGGGGTGACAAACCGCACCAATCCGGGGTGGACCCCCGCAAGAAGGCGACGCGCGAGCACCTCGCCCGATTTCTTGATAAATGGCTCGAAACCCACCCCGGCACGGACTACGTGCGGTTCACCTCGATGGCCTACCAGTTCCCCATCATCACCAATCCCTCGCATGAGACGCTCTATCAGGATTGGTATGGCTACCTTGATTGCATGAGCGCCCAAGCGCTGGATGAATTCGAGGCGAAGAAGGGCTACCGTCTGCGTCCGAACGACATTGTCGACAACGGGTACTTTTGCTCCACCGACCGCGTGCCGAGCAGAGCTTATCTCGATTGGATCGAGTTCATCCACGAGTTCATGGTCGATTGGTCGAGGCAGTGCGTCCAACAGGTCCACAAGGCCGGTAAAAAGGCGGTGTTGTTCTACTGTGACCACTGGATCGGCACGGAACCCTACAAGCCGAAATTCCAGCAGATCGGCTTTGATGGCATCATCGGCCCCTGCATCAACGGCCGCGAAGTCCGCCGCATCGCCGATGTGCCGGGCGAGTTGGTCAAGGAGTTGCGCCTCTATCCCTATTTCTTTGCGGTCGACCTGCTCAACCGCCCAACTTTCCAAGAAGGCGGCAACCCGGTGGCGGATTGCAAGAAATACTGGATGTGGATCCGCCGGGCCATGCTGCGCAAACTGGTCCATCGCATCGGCTATGGCGGTTATCTGGACTTGGCGGTCAAATTCCCGGACTTCATCGACTACATCGAATACCAGACCAAGGAGTTTTACGGGATCTGCGAGCACTCCGATTTCACCCCGGTGGAGAACGCCCCGTTCAAGGTGGCGATCCTAAATGCCTGGGGACGGGATCGTTCCTGGGGTTACGACCAATCCTGGCCGGAGGGCGCGATCACGGAGTCGCTCTCGGGACAGCCTTTTGACCTAGTGTGGATCAACTTTGACGACATACGCAATGGCATTCCCGCGGATGTTGGCGTGATCATCAACCTCGGCCACGCGGGCACCTCATGGAGCGGGGGCGAGAATTGGAAGGACCCGCGCGTGGTCGCGGAAATACGCGCGTTTGTCGACCAAGGCGGCGGCTTCTTGGGAGTCCTTGATCCTACGGCGGCGGATAACGGCGGTGCTTTTTACCAGTTGTGGGATGTCCTCGGCGTGCAGAAAGAATACGGCCTCTCCAACGACACAAAAAAAGTGATCTCCACGGAGGAGAGGAAAGGGCATTTCATCTTGGCCGATTCCAACAGCGCCGCACCGGACCTGGGCAAGCATGTGCAGCGGATTTATCCCAGCGTGGAGACGGCATCCATTGTGGCCAAAGATCACGAGGGCAGCATCACCATTGCAGCTAACAATTACGGGAAGGGTCGCGGAGTGTACCTGGCCGGATTCAAGCTCGGTGCGGAACAAAGCCGCCTTCTGCAGCGTGCGATCTGGTTCGCCTCAGGCCGGGAGGACCAGATGACCCGGCGCTGGTTCTCCACCAACCCGCACACCGAAATCGCCGCCTACCCACAGACCCGGAAATACATCGTCATCAACAATGCCAACGATCCACAAACCACGGAGATCACCGACGGGGAAGGCCGGAAGCACACCGTTCAACTCGCGGCCAACGCTTCCCAATGGTTTGATTTCTCCGGGAACGCGATTCAACCGACAACTTAA
- a CDS encoding UDP-glucose--hexose-1-phosphate uridylyltransferase: MTTFQWNEHPHRRFNPLRGEWILVSPHRTKRPWLGQVEKVAPDERPQHDPKCYLCPGNKRSGELVNPSYDSTFVFVNDFSALLPDTLGAGSATDDLLRADPVRGECRVICFSPRHDLTVAEMSAPDIRKVVDVWAEQTAELGGRYRWVQVFENKGAVMGCSNPHPHGQIWAGNFLPNEIAIEDREQKKYRDERGSVLLLDYVKRELADTSRVVVSNDHWVAVVPYWALWPYEILLLPKRHVLRLPDLTDAERASLAEVLQALLIRYDNLFETSFPYSMGWHGAPNEAGDKGHWQLHAHFYPPLLRSATVKKFMVGYEMLAEAQRDLTAEQAAQRLRDLPPIHYRHK, translated from the coding sequence ATGACAACTTTTCAGTGGAACGAACATCCGCACCGGCGTTTCAATCCCTTGCGCGGAGAATGGATTCTGGTTTCCCCCCACCGCACCAAACGCCCCTGGCTGGGCCAGGTGGAAAAAGTTGCGCCGGACGAACGTCCGCAGCACGACCCGAAATGCTATCTGTGTCCCGGAAACAAGCGCTCGGGTGAACTGGTGAATCCCAGCTACGATTCCACCTTCGTCTTCGTGAATGACTTTTCGGCCTTGTTGCCCGATACACTCGGGGCCGGAAGTGCAACGGATGACCTCCTGCGTGCCGATCCGGTCAGGGGTGAGTGCCGTGTCATCTGCTTTTCCCCGCGACACGACCTCACGGTGGCCGAAATGAGCGCGCCGGACATCCGCAAGGTTGTTGATGTATGGGCGGAACAGACCGCCGAATTGGGCGGACGTTACCGCTGGGTCCAAGTGTTCGAGAACAAAGGTGCGGTGATGGGATGCTCCAACCCCCATCCGCACGGGCAAATATGGGCAGGCAACTTCCTGCCCAACGAAATCGCCATTGAGGACCGTGAACAGAAGAAATACCGGGACGAACGCGGCTCGGTTTTATTACTGGATTACGTCAAACGCGAGCTGGCAGATACGTCCCGTGTGGTCGTGAGCAACGATCACTGGGTCGCGGTGGTTCCCTATTGGGCGCTCTGGCCTTATGAAATCCTCCTGCTGCCGAAGCGCCACGTTCTCCGCCTGCCGGACCTGACGGATGCGGAACGCGCCAGCCTGGCCGAGGTGCTCCAGGCACTGCTCATCCGTTATGACAACCTGTTCGAGACGTCATTTCCCTACTCGATGGGCTGGCACGGCGCACCCAATGAAGCAGGGGATAAGGGACACTGGCAGTTGCACGCGCACTTCTATCCACCCCTGCTGCGCTCGGCCACGGTCAAGAAATTCATGGTCGGATACGAAATGCTCGCTGAAGCCCAGCGTGACCTGACCGCTGAACAGGCGGCCCAGCGTTTACGCGACCTTCCTCCCATCCATTACCGGCACAAATAA
- the galE gene encoding UDP-glucose 4-epimerase GalE, with product MKVLVTGGAGYVGSTATAELIQAGHDVVVFDNLSQGHRSSVHPKAAFVHGDLANIGAVEQVFAEHRPEAVMHFAARSLVGESMHKPFLYLGENITNALNLLQVTADRGVKRFIFSSTANLFDNPAKIPIDESAQIIPGSPYGESKFIIERMLYWLEKTHDLHYACLRYFNAAGGTPERGEDHDPETHLIPIILQVALGQRTHVTVFGNDYATPDGTCVRDYVHVADLAQAHILALEALDSGSRIYNLGNGLGFSVKAVIDAARAITGHPIPVQMGQRRPGDVATLVAGSDKIRRELGWTPRYADLNTIVRSAWDWHRTHPHGYED from the coding sequence ATGAAAGTATTGGTCACAGGCGGGGCGGGATATGTCGGCAGCACGGCCACGGCGGAACTCATCCAAGCCGGTCACGATGTCGTGGTGTTCGACAACTTGAGCCAGGGCCACCGGTCGTCGGTCCATCCGAAGGCGGCGTTCGTGCATGGCGATCTGGCCAACATCGGCGCCGTGGAACAGGTCTTCGCGGAACACCGCCCGGAGGCGGTGATGCACTTTGCCGCCCGCAGTCTGGTGGGCGAATCCATGCACAAGCCATTCCTGTATCTCGGCGAGAACATCACCAACGCGCTCAACCTCCTGCAAGTGACGGCTGACCGGGGGGTGAAGCGTTTCATCTTCTCCTCCACGGCCAATCTGTTCGACAACCCGGCCAAAATCCCGATCGATGAATCGGCCCAGATCATTCCGGGAAGCCCCTACGGGGAATCCAAATTCATCATCGAGCGCATGCTCTACTGGCTGGAGAAGACCCACGACCTCCATTACGCGTGCCTGCGCTATTTCAATGCCGCCGGTGGCACACCCGAACGCGGCGAGGATCACGACCCCGAAACGCACTTGATACCCATCATCCTCCAGGTCGCGCTCGGACAGCGCACACATGTCACGGTCTTCGGCAACGATTACGCCACGCCCGATGGAACCTGTGTGCGCGATTACGTCCATGTGGCGGACCTCGCACAGGCCCATATCCTTGCGCTGGAGGCACTGGATTCGGGCAGCCGGATTTACAACCTGGGCAATGGTTTGGGATTCTCGGTCAAGGCCGTCATTGATGCCGCGCGAGCCATCACTGGACACCCGATTCCCGTGCAAATGGGCCAGCGTCGCCCGGGAGATGTGGCGACTTTGGTTGCCGGCAGCGACAAAATCCGGCGCGAGCTGGGCTGGACACCGCGCTATGCCGATTTGAACACGATTGTCCGGAGCGCCTGGGACTGGCACCGCACTCATCCCCATGGTTATGAGGATTGA